The following are from one region of the Paenibacillus sp. KS-LC4 genome:
- a CDS encoding ABC transporter permease subunit, whose protein sequence is MTLATNMRRYWIFYVMMAPGVLFLIFNNYIPMLGTVIAFKNVNYSDGIINSPWVWFDNFKYLFKTSDAWIITRNTLLYNISFIILNMIVPVAFAIMLNEMKNKLMAKFHQAVIFLAYFLSMVVVSYLVYGFLHDTHGFINTSIMKWLGLEPLQWYFETKIWPFLLPIINTWKNVGYYTVLYLAAIIGIDDEYYEAATIDGASKWQQIKSVTIPLLMPTIIVLTLLQIGRVFYADFGLFFQVPRESGPLFPVTNVIDTYVYRTFIAMGDIGLSSAAGLYQSLVGFILVFLSNWFVRRVDKDSALF, encoded by the coding sequence ATGACGCTCGCTACTAACATGAGAAGATATTGGATCTTCTATGTCATGATGGCTCCCGGAGTATTGTTTTTGATTTTCAACAACTATATTCCAATGCTAGGAACCGTCATCGCATTCAAAAATGTCAATTACTCTGATGGGATTATTAATAGTCCTTGGGTCTGGTTCGACAATTTCAAGTATTTGTTTAAAACATCAGACGCCTGGATTATTACGAGAAATACGCTGCTTTACAACATTTCGTTTATTATTTTGAACATGATTGTGCCAGTTGCATTTGCGATTATGCTCAATGAGATGAAAAACAAGCTGATGGCGAAGTTTCATCAAGCGGTCATTTTCCTCGCTTATTTTTTATCCATGGTTGTAGTCAGCTACTTGGTGTACGGATTCCTGCATGATACGCATGGCTTCATTAACACTTCTATTATGAAATGGCTTGGACTTGAGCCGCTGCAATGGTATTTCGAGACAAAAATATGGCCGTTCCTGCTGCCGATTATTAATACGTGGAAAAATGTCGGTTATTACACCGTGCTTTATTTGGCGGCTATTATCGGCATCGACGACGAATATTACGAAGCGGCAACGATAGACGGCGCAAGCAAGTGGCAGCAAATTAAAAGTGTGACGATTCCGCTGCTTATGCCAACGATTATCGTACTTACGCTGCTGCAAATTGGCCGGGTATTCTATGCGGATTTCGGTTTGTTCTTCCAAGTGCCGCGCGAGTCGGGTCCTTTGTTCCCGGTAACGAACGTTATTGATACGTACGTTTACCGAACCTTTATTGCAATGGGCGATATTGGCTTATCGTCAGCAGCGGGGCTATACCAATCGTTGGTTGGCTTCATACTCGTATTCCTGTCGAATTGGTTCGTTCGAAGAGTCGATAAGGACAGCGCATTGTTTTAG
- a CDS encoding carbohydrate ABC transporter permease, with product MQTEMSKSGSNPFNAISPTANTIINIGFMLYTIACLLPILLIVMVSLSNEQDVLTKGYSFIPNQIDFTAYKFLFTDWQQILRSYGVTIFVTIAGTILSLIIMALYAYPISRTDFPHRKFFTFFIFFTMLFNGGLVPWYLVYVNMLNLRDNIWALVLPLLVSAFFVLVIRTFFQSTIPVAILEAAKIDGASEMLIFFRIVTPLSLPVLATVALFSTVNYWNDWFLSLVFITDDKTLSIQYLMYKMLLNIQFLASNSNAASAIAAAGGTVSFPNETVRMAMAIMGIGPIVFAYPFFQKYFVKGLTVGAVKG from the coding sequence ATGCAAACTGAAATGAGCAAATCGGGTTCGAACCCGTTCAACGCGATTTCGCCTACAGCGAACACGATTATCAACATTGGGTTTATGCTGTATACGATCGCTTGTCTGCTGCCTATTCTTCTAATTGTTATGGTATCACTATCGAATGAGCAGGATGTGCTGACGAAAGGCTACAGCTTCATTCCGAATCAAATCGATTTTACAGCCTATAAGTTTCTGTTTACGGATTGGCAGCAAATTTTGCGCTCTTACGGCGTGACGATCTTCGTAACGATTGCCGGTACCATTCTCAGCCTCATTATTATGGCGCTGTATGCGTATCCGATTTCGCGGACGGACTTTCCGCATCGCAAGTTTTTCACCTTCTTCATTTTCTTCACGATGCTGTTCAACGGCGGGCTTGTACCTTGGTATCTCGTTTACGTGAACATGCTGAATTTGAGGGATAACATTTGGGCACTTGTGCTGCCGCTGCTCGTCTCTGCGTTTTTCGTGCTCGTCATTCGCACGTTTTTTCAGTCGACGATTCCTGTAGCGATTCTCGAAGCGGCCAAAATCGACGGAGCGAGCGAGATGCTCATATTTTTCCGTATCGTCACGCCGCTTTCGCTGCCTGTGCTGGCAACTGTTGCGCTCTTCAGCACCGTCAACTACTGGAATGATTGGTTCCTCAGCCTCGTCTTCATAACCGATGACAAGACGCTGAGTATTCAATATCTCATGTACAAAATGCTGCTCAACATTCAGTTTTTGGCGAGCAACAGCAACGCGGCATCAGCGATTGCTGCGGCAGGGGGCACCGTCTCCTTCCCGAATGAAACGGTGCGTATGGCTATGGCGATTATGGGTATTGGACCAATCGTATTCGCTTATCCTTTTTTCCAGAAGTATTTTGTAAAGGGTTTGACCGTCGGTGCTGTAAAAGGCTGA